The following coding sequences are from one Salvia hispanica cultivar TCC Black 2014 chromosome 3, UniMelb_Shisp_WGS_1.0, whole genome shotgun sequence window:
- the LOC125213135 gene encoding alpha,alpha-trehalose-phosphate synthase [UDP-forming] 6-like isoform X2 — MEVINPEDDFVWVHDYHLMVLPTFLRKRFNRVKLGFFLHSPFPSSEIYKTLPIREEILRGLLNSDLIGFHTFDYARHFLSCCSRMLGISYESKRGYIGLDYYGRTVSLKILPVGIHMGQLQSVLSLPETEAKVAELIKQFSGQGRTLLLGVDDMDIFKGISLKLLAMEQLLLQHPEKKGKVVLVQIALPARGKGKDVKEVQDEMYATVKRINETFGEPGYDPVILIDQPPKFYERVAYYVAAECCLVTAVRDGMNLIPYEYVISRQGNERLNKILGPEASTPKKSMLVVSEFIGCSPSLSGAIRVNPWNIDVVAEAMESAIEMPEPEKQLRHEKHYKYVSTHDVSYWGKSFLQDLERTCKDHVRRRCWGIGFGLSFRVVALDPNFRKLAMEHIVSAYKRTTTRAILLDYDGTLMPQNSIDKKPSSKTLDILNSLCRDKNNVVFIVSSRPRSKLDAWFSSCDKLGIAAEHGYFMRMKRDEEWETSIPAVECNWKQIAEPVMQLYTETTDGSMIELKETSMGWCYEDADPDFGSCQAKELLGHLESVLANEPVTVKSDSNCVEVKPQGVSKGLVAKRLLSLMQERGMLPDFVLCIGDDRSDEDMFEVISSSTTGPSIAPNAEVFACTVGRKPSKAKYYLDDTAEIVRLMKGLASVSELMIPIL; from the exons ATGGAAGTGATTAATCCAGAAGATGACTTTGTTTGGGTTCATGATTATCATCTGATGGTACTGCCTACTTTCTTGAGGAAGAGGTTTAATCGGGTAAAGCTTGGCTTTTTCCTGCACAGTCCATTTCCATCTTCGGAGATTTATAAGACATTACCAATACGAGAGGAGATTTTGCGAGGTCTGCTTAATTCTGATTTGATTGGTTTTCACACATTTGATTATGCCAGGCATTTCCTCTCCTGCTGTAGTCGAATGCTGGGGATTTCATATGAGTCGAAGAGGGGTTATATAGGACTTGATTATTATGGCCGCACTGTTAGTCTCAAGATTCTTCCTGTTGGCATTCATATGGGCCAGCTTCAGTCTGTTTTGAGCCTTCCAGAGACGGAGGCGAAGGTAGCAGAGCTCATTAAGCAATTTTCAGGACAGGGGCGGACACTGTTACTCGGGGTTGATGACATGGATATTTTTAAGGGCATCAGCTTAAAGTTATTAGCAATGGAGCAGCTTCTACTGCAGCACCCCGAGAAGAAAGGAAAGGTCGTTTTAGTTCAGATAGCTCTTCCTGCTCGGGGCAAGGGAAAAGACGTCAAAGAAGTGCAGGATGAGATGTATGCAACGGTTAAGCGGATAAACGAAACATTTGGAGAACCTGGATATGATCCGGTCATCCTGATTGACCAGCCTCCTAAATTTTACGAAAGAGTTGCTTATTATGTCGCTGCTGAATGTTGTTTGGTTACTGCAGTTAGGGATGGAATGAATCTCATACCATATGAGTATGTTATCAGTCGGCAAGGCAACGAGAGATTGAATAAGATATTGGGACCCGAAGCATCCACCCCCAAAAAGAGTATGCTTGTTGTATCCGAGTTCATTGGATGCTCTCCATCTCTAAGTGGAGCCATTCGAGTCAATCCATGGAATATCGATGTGGTGGCAGAGGCGATGGAATCAGCCATTGAAATGCCGGAGCCAGAAAAACAACTGAGGCATGAAAAACACTATAAGTATGTGAGCACGCATGATGTCTCGTATTGGGGTAAAAGCTTCCTGCAAGATCTGGAAAGGACTTGTAAGGATCATGTGCGACGCAGATGCTGGGGTATTGGATTTGGCTTGAGCTTTAGGGTCGTTGCACTCGATCCTAATTTCAGGAAACTGGCCATGGAGCACATAGTATCGGCTTACAAGAGGACTACAACTAGAGCTATTCTTCTCGATTATGATGGAACTTTAATGCCTCAAAATTCAATCGACAAGAAACCAAGCTCAAAAACACTTGACATATTAAATAGTTTGTGCAGAGACAAGAACAATGTGGTTTTTATAGTAAGTTCAAGGCCGCGAAGCAAGCTGGATGCATGGTTTTCATCATGTGATAAGCTGGGAATTGCTGCCGAGCATGGCTATTTTATGAG GATGAAGCGAGACGAGGAATGGGAAACCAGTATTCCGGCAGTAGAATGCAACTGGAAGCAAATAGCAGAGCCAGTAATGCAACTATATACGGAGACGACTGATGGATCAATGATTGAACTTAAAGAAACATCGATGGGATGGTGTTATGAGGATGCTGATCCTGATTTTGGATCCTGCCAAGCAAAAGAACTTCTTGGTCATCTGGAGAGTGTTCTTGCTAACGAACCTGTTACAGTTAAAAGCGACTCAAATTGTGTAGAAGTTAAGCCACAG GGAGTTAGCAAAGGTCTTGTAGCGAAACGGCTGCTGTCCTTGATGCAGGAGAGAGGAATGTTGCCCGATTTTGTGCTGTGCATTGGAGACGATAGGTCGGATGAAGATATGTTCGAGGTAATTAGCAGCTCCACGACTGGTCCGTCCATAGCTCCAAACGCAGAAGTGTTTGCGTGCACAGTGGGGCGCAAGCCAAGCAAGGCCAAGTACTATCTGGACGACACGGCCGAGATAGTGAGGTTGATGAAGGGACTAGCTTCAGTTTCGGAGCTTATGATACCCATCTTGTAA
- the LOC125213135 gene encoding alpha,alpha-trehalose-phosphate synthase [UDP-forming] 6-like isoform X1, with protein MVSRSYSNLLELASGEAPSPSFSRMSRRIPRIMTVAGIMSDIDDDGSDSVSSDPSSSSSHKDRIIIVANQLPIKVHKKTDNSKGWTFSWDDNSLYLQLKDCLGDEDTEFIYVGCLKEEIHPNDQDEVSQILLETFKCVPTFLPPDLYSRYYHGFCKQQLWPLFHYMLPLSPDLGGRFNRSLWQAYVSVNKIFADRIMEVINPEDDFVWVHDYHLMVLPTFLRKRFNRVKLGFFLHSPFPSSEIYKTLPIREEILRGLLNSDLIGFHTFDYARHFLSCCSRMLGISYESKRGYIGLDYYGRTVSLKILPVGIHMGQLQSVLSLPETEAKVAELIKQFSGQGRTLLLGVDDMDIFKGISLKLLAMEQLLLQHPEKKGKVVLVQIALPARGKGKDVKEVQDEMYATVKRINETFGEPGYDPVILIDQPPKFYERVAYYVAAECCLVTAVRDGMNLIPYEYVISRQGNERLNKILGPEASTPKKSMLVVSEFIGCSPSLSGAIRVNPWNIDVVAEAMESAIEMPEPEKQLRHEKHYKYVSTHDVSYWGKSFLQDLERTCKDHVRRRCWGIGFGLSFRVVALDPNFRKLAMEHIVSAYKRTTTRAILLDYDGTLMPQNSIDKKPSSKTLDILNSLCRDKNNVVFIVSSRPRSKLDAWFSSCDKLGIAAEHGYFMRMKRDEEWETSIPAVECNWKQIAEPVMQLYTETTDGSMIELKETSMGWCYEDADPDFGSCQAKELLGHLESVLANEPVTVKSDSNCVEVKPQGVSKGLVAKRLLSLMQERGMLPDFVLCIGDDRSDEDMFEVISSSTTGPSIAPNAEVFACTVGRKPSKAKYYLDDTAEIVRLMKGLASVSELMIPIL; from the exons ATGGTGTCTAGATCATACTCAAATTTGTTAGAGCTAGCTTCTGGGGAAGCTCCATCACCATCTTTTAGCCGTATGAGCCGGCGTATTCCTCGTATTATGACAGTAGCTGGGATAATGTCCGatattgatgatgatggttCGGACAGCGTATCCTCGGATCCATCATCTTCGTCTTCTCATAAGGATAGGATAATTATTGTGGCCAACCAGTTGCCTATAAAGGTGCACAAGAAAACAGATAATAGTAAAGGTTGGACTTTTAGCTGGGATGATAATTCACTTTATCTCCAACTAAAAGATTGTTTAGGAGATGAAGACACTGAATTCATTTATGTGGGGTGCCTCAAGGAAGAAATTCACCCCAATGACCAAGATGAGGTCTCTCAGATACTCCTCGAGACATTCAAGTGTGTCCCGACCTTTTTGCCACCTGATCTGTATAGCAGGTACTACCATGGCTTCTGCAAACAACAGCTATGGCCTTTGTTCCACTATATGCTGCCTCTGTCGCCCGATCTGGGTGGTAGGTTTAACCGCTCGCTCTGGCAGGCTTATGTATCAGTGAACAAGATTTTTGCTGATAGGATCATGGAAGTGATTAATCCAGAAGATGACTTTGTTTGGGTTCATGATTATCATCTGATGGTACTGCCTACTTTCTTGAGGAAGAGGTTTAATCGGGTAAAGCTTGGCTTTTTCCTGCACAGTCCATTTCCATCTTCGGAGATTTATAAGACATTACCAATACGAGAGGAGATTTTGCGAGGTCTGCTTAATTCTGATTTGATTGGTTTTCACACATTTGATTATGCCAGGCATTTCCTCTCCTGCTGTAGTCGAATGCTGGGGATTTCATATGAGTCGAAGAGGGGTTATATAGGACTTGATTATTATGGCCGCACTGTTAGTCTCAAGATTCTTCCTGTTGGCATTCATATGGGCCAGCTTCAGTCTGTTTTGAGCCTTCCAGAGACGGAGGCGAAGGTAGCAGAGCTCATTAAGCAATTTTCAGGACAGGGGCGGACACTGTTACTCGGGGTTGATGACATGGATATTTTTAAGGGCATCAGCTTAAAGTTATTAGCAATGGAGCAGCTTCTACTGCAGCACCCCGAGAAGAAAGGAAAGGTCGTTTTAGTTCAGATAGCTCTTCCTGCTCGGGGCAAGGGAAAAGACGTCAAAGAAGTGCAGGATGAGATGTATGCAACGGTTAAGCGGATAAACGAAACATTTGGAGAACCTGGATATGATCCGGTCATCCTGATTGACCAGCCTCCTAAATTTTACGAAAGAGTTGCTTATTATGTCGCTGCTGAATGTTGTTTGGTTACTGCAGTTAGGGATGGAATGAATCTCATACCATATGAGTATGTTATCAGTCGGCAAGGCAACGAGAGATTGAATAAGATATTGGGACCCGAAGCATCCACCCCCAAAAAGAGTATGCTTGTTGTATCCGAGTTCATTGGATGCTCTCCATCTCTAAGTGGAGCCATTCGAGTCAATCCATGGAATATCGATGTGGTGGCAGAGGCGATGGAATCAGCCATTGAAATGCCGGAGCCAGAAAAACAACTGAGGCATGAAAAACACTATAAGTATGTGAGCACGCATGATGTCTCGTATTGGGGTAAAAGCTTCCTGCAAGATCTGGAAAGGACTTGTAAGGATCATGTGCGACGCAGATGCTGGGGTATTGGATTTGGCTTGAGCTTTAGGGTCGTTGCACTCGATCCTAATTTCAGGAAACTGGCCATGGAGCACATAGTATCGGCTTACAAGAGGACTACAACTAGAGCTATTCTTCTCGATTATGATGGAACTTTAATGCCTCAAAATTCAATCGACAAGAAACCAAGCTCAAAAACACTTGACATATTAAATAGTTTGTGCAGAGACAAGAACAATGTGGTTTTTATAGTAAGTTCAAGGCCGCGAAGCAAGCTGGATGCATGGTTTTCATCATGTGATAAGCTGGGAATTGCTGCCGAGCATGGCTATTTTATGAG GATGAAGCGAGACGAGGAATGGGAAACCAGTATTCCGGCAGTAGAATGCAACTGGAAGCAAATAGCAGAGCCAGTAATGCAACTATATACGGAGACGACTGATGGATCAATGATTGAACTTAAAGAAACATCGATGGGATGGTGTTATGAGGATGCTGATCCTGATTTTGGATCCTGCCAAGCAAAAGAACTTCTTGGTCATCTGGAGAGTGTTCTTGCTAACGAACCTGTTACAGTTAAAAGCGACTCAAATTGTGTAGAAGTTAAGCCACAG GGAGTTAGCAAAGGTCTTGTAGCGAAACGGCTGCTGTCCTTGATGCAGGAGAGAGGAATGTTGCCCGATTTTGTGCTGTGCATTGGAGACGATAGGTCGGATGAAGATATGTTCGAGGTAATTAGCAGCTCCACGACTGGTCCGTCCATAGCTCCAAACGCAGAAGTGTTTGCGTGCACAGTGGGGCGCAAGCCAAGCAAGGCCAAGTACTATCTGGACGACACGGCCGAGATAGTGAGGTTGATGAAGGGACTAGCTTCAGTTTCGGAGCTTATGATACCCATCTTGTAA
- the LOC125210335 gene encoding uncharacterized protein LOC125210335 encodes MGDGRVLFAAKQESARKDEERAFGVLQSQWAIVKSLTRFWLKEVIADVMYACSIMHNMIVEQEAGHITDWVDDVGGSSSSTTTPPVTRGLPMGFNEVLVRQTSMCSQQDHTALMNNMIEEVWKRNGH; translated from the coding sequence ATGGGTGACGGGAGAGTCTTGTTTGCGGCAAAGCAGGAGTCTGCGCGGAAGGATGAAGAGCGGgcttttggtgtgctccaatCGCAGTGGGCAATCGTGAAAAGTCTGACGCGTTTCTGGTTAAAGGAAGTCATCGCCGatgtcatgtatgcgtgcagcatcatgcataacatgatagtcgaacaagAAGCTGGACATATCACCGATTGGGTCGATGATGTAGGTGGGTCTAGCTCCAGCACGACGACCCCGCCTGTCACTCGAGGATTACCGATGGGCTTCAATGAGGTTCTAGTGAGACAAACCTCAATGTGCAGCCAACAAGACCATACGGCGCTCATGAAcaacatgattgaagaagtttggaagCGTAACGGCCATTGa